Genomic DNA from Salvia miltiorrhiza cultivar Shanhuang (shh) chromosome 1, IMPLAD_Smil_shh, whole genome shotgun sequence:
TCTTTTCTTCGACGAAGCTTCTCTAGCGTTTGGTTTAATGGATGAGATAGATATGATTGATAAGATTGATAGGATTTGAGAAGTGGTTAAATAATGCACCCAACttaaataatcactcaattgCATGATTAGATGCGGGCCGTATTATCAATCGCGAATTCAATCATAatcaaacacttgattaaggtgaattattttatcagtaatgccttatcactcaaaccaaacacctAGCATCTCTATGTTAAAGGAAAaccataaatttattttcttgatttctctATTTTTGAATCCTACACTTGTATATTTTGTTATTAGTTTCtccataaatttaatattcaaaCGCGTAtgctaaaattaataattatactaaatctctaattaatttcgtttgttaaataattttttgttttgctttttttttacgtgtaattttcaaaattactAGAATTATAAAGTTGATTGTGATCTATAGTTTCTATCCCAACATAGTTGATAGTCATTACATTTTCCCAACTAAAGAAGTTAAGCCTATCTTCCTGCAACCTAAAAAGATTTCCTGATTTTTTAAAACAATCCAACTTGATTTCTATCACTCTTTTAGTTGGACAAAGTTTACATCAGTTGATTTCTCACGCAATAaattgacagtcgaaattaagtcacatatattaatttttgccttcTTAAACCATTCGAGCTTCTgaatactcatcatcatcagaagTTATTAGACCAACATCAAGTGAACtttcgactgtcaattaagctctaatttttttgaaaatcaaacTCGGGTGAaatttgcaataaaaatataaattcgtaGCAGATTTGGAGAGGTCAAGTCTTTTGAGGTTTGGGAATATGGAATAGATGGAGAATGGTCTAAATTGATAATGTTGAGAAACCATTGAACTTGAATGGTTCATTGATGTATGTTTCACGAGAAACTTCTCCGGGCTGCCGTCAACTACTAGTCTATGACTGGGTTGGGCGAACATTGAAAGAACTAGATATTTATGATTGTGAAGAAGTGTTGGGGATTTCTACTATTACTACTTCATTCCCAACTCCCAACTTGCTGAAACAGATGCCGATTAAGTATGTATGAATCCTCTAGTCTTTTGCAGCAGAATTAGAACACGCCACCAAACAGGGGCGTAGctaggggggctagagcccccccccaaattttgaaaaaaaaaattaattatatgtctaaaaatgttgttattattattattatatttgtattttagtaaaaaatgtattgaatgaccccaaaaaaatttttagtaaatgttgaactatattatctatgaaaatgttgttattattagggttaattgcgtgtaatatcacgaactttgtttAAAATCCATTTTCCCCACGAACTTTAAAAATTCCACAGATTATCAAATACTTTCAAAACTGTTCAAACTCCCCATACCAACTTTTATGATAATTACAAGCCTACCCtatattcatataaaattataaaaagaccCCCACATCTATtcaatatttttacaaaataataaaagaatccCAACATGATATTATTCAGATTGAATTATTCTTatgagttttatatatttatttatttttgattttttagtttatttattttttgaaaattttatttctattttatttattttccagattatttatttattttctgaattttaagtttatttatttatttatttttgaattttaattttatttattttctgaaaaatttatttctattttgaaataaactggaaataaataaaatagaaataaatttttcaaaaaataaataaaatgaaaattaaaaaaaataaataaataaacttaaaattcagaaaataaataaataatctgaaaaataaataaactataaataaatttttcaaaatataaataaaatgaaaaatcgaaaataaataaatatatataactcaTAAGAATAATTTAATCTGAATAATATCATGTTGgggttcttttattattttgtagaAATATTGAATATATGTGGGggtctttttataattttatatgaatataGGGTAGGCTTGTAATTATCATAAAAGTTGATATGGGGAGTTTGAACAGTTTTGAAAGTATTTGATAATCTGtggattttttaaagttcgtgggaaaaatgaattttagacaaagttcgtgatattacacgcaattaacccttattattattattatatttgtattttagtaaaaaatgtctagaatgtattgaatgcccccaaaaaaaaatttagtaaatgttttgaactatattatctatgaaaatgttgttattattattattattattattattattattattattattattattattattattattattatatttgtattttagtaaaagatgtctaaaatgtattgaatgcccccaaaaaaaattttagtaaatgttttgaactatattatctatgaaaatgttgttattattattattatatttgtattttagtaaaaaatatctaaaatgtattgaatgccctcaaaaaaaaatttagtaaatgttttgaactatattatctatgaaaatgctgttattattattattatatttgtattttagtaaaaaatgtctaaaatgtattgaatggccccaaaaaaaatttttagccccccccccccaaaaaaatcctggctccgccactgccaCCAAATGTGATTGTTGTTGAAGGTGATGAACAAGGGGATCAGGCTGCAAATGGTTCAAAATAATTGTATGGCATTCTTTTTCAATGATCCTTCTTAGCCTATAAGTTTGTTGTTGTAATTGGAAACATGTAAATTAGTAAGAAGAAAGtacatatagtataactattttattttttttcaattgattTCTTTTGTTACTAtcatcatatttttgtgaggtggagggagtaatattaaaaaataaaaatcacacaAAACCAACAAGAAACTATagtactctctctttctccctagGCCTCTAACGGTGACACTAAACTTTCAATGTAAACGTCAGAAACCATAACCCTAATCCCTTTCCCATAAAAAAACATCAAATTCCCAATTTTGATCAACAAAAACCCACCACCCCAAAAAGGAGCCAAGGCCGGAGAAATATGGAGAGGATAACATAGCTGATCAAGAACCACCACTTTCTCCCAAGACTCCTTCTTCTTCATCCAAATCTCCACGCAACTCGAATACTCGCGCCGGTAGTATGCCGAAAGGCATTCTCCGATCACCCCAATTCCCAGCCACCTGCAGCCTTCCGAGCACTCCGGCAGCTCCACCGCCCCGATCACCTCCCTCTTTAAGTCGAAAGCAACCACGCCTCGTCTATCACACATCTCCCAGTGAAGACTCCCACTTGCTAACATCCCCATCGTCATTCCATCCCCAAGTATACTAATACCATTCGTCTTCTTCCATGAATCCCAACCCTTCACTTCCTTCCATGAATCACGCTTCAAGCTATACATCATAGCTATAGCTTTGCCATTGTCGCTTCTATTCCAGGCACACACAGTCGCAGTCGCAAAAACCTTGTAATCGCCACTCGATTCATCCCAACCGAACCCACAACTGTCGAATGCACGATTGTCGCCGTAATCGTCGTAATCGTCTAAGTCGTCTAAGTGAGGCAGTTTCTTGGAGATTCTGGTAGATGGGTTCCACAACACAAACTGTCTGTTCCGTACAAGGCAAACCAGTCCATTGCAACAACCAACGATGGAGTTATGAGAGATTGGGAAATCCAATTCTACAACTTGATTTTCTGATTTATCGAGTACAGAGCGTTGCACCAGCGTTAGCTCTAGTGTAGCGACACCGACATATTTGAGCAACAAAACCTTGTGGCGGGCTAAACTAGGGTTTCTTGTCGAATTTTGATAGTGCATTTTGATGAATCGTTTGCTGTCGATCAGAGATCGCCATGCTTTCGAAACGCACCTGAATCGCAGGAGTGATTTCACCGGCAGTCTTGACAGTATTTCTTCGGTGATTTCTTCGTGAAGATGAAGAGATTGGTGAATGTTTCGGGTCTCCATAGCTGGTGGTGAACACGAAAATACTTCTCCTACAAACAATCAAATATCAAATAGCCTGTAAACAGCGACAGCCATCGGAACTGCCTTTCAATCGTATCACAAAAATGGTATCCCTACAAAATAAAATCCTACCTCAAAATAGAGTCTTGAAGCTTTCCGTCGAGACGGtggcggctgctgctgctgctagtGGAGGCTCCTCTATCGCCGGAAAAGGAGAGGTGATTTGGGGATTTAAGCCTAGCTAGGGTTTCAGGCCTTAT
This window encodes:
- the LOC131006230 gene encoding F-box/kelch-repeat protein At3g23880-like, with amino-acid sequence METRNIHQSLHLHEEITEEILSRLPVKSLLRFRCVSKAWRSLIDSKRFIKMHYQNSTRNPSLARHKVLLLKYVGVATLELTLVQRSVLDKSENQVVELDFPISHNSIVGCCNGLVCLVRNRQFVLWNPSTRISKKLPHLDDLDDYDDYGDNRAFDSCGFGWDESSGDYKVFATATVCAWNRSDNGKAIAMMYSLKRDSWKEVKGWDSWKKTNGISILGDGMTMGMLASGSLHWEMCDRRGVVAFDLKREVIGAVELPECSEGCRWLGIGVIGECLSAYYRREYSSCVEIWMKKKESWEKVVVLDQLCYPLHISPALAPFWGGGFLLIKIGNLMFFYGKGIRVMVSDVYIESLVSPLEA